In Paenibacillus phoenicis, one genomic interval encodes:
- the murQ gene encoding N-acetylmuramic acid 6-phosphate etherase, producing MLEKLTTEARNERTMRLDEMEVTELLTVMNEEDAKVAGAVKKEIPKIAQAVTAITESLKKGGRLIYMGAGTSGRIGLLDAVECPPTFGTSPDQVVGLIAGGSNAFIKAVEGAEDRAELGRTDLQNLGLTAKDAVVGIAASGRTPYVIGGLEYAKQVGAKTISISCNKNAVISTISDIAIEIENGPEVLTGSTRLKAGTSQKLVCNMLSTASMIGLGKVYGNLMVDVQPTNEKLADRAKRIVMEATGCDASTAENTLRLAEGKPKPAILMILTGCSYEVALEKLEENQGFIGKAAKSASAIR from the coding sequence ATGCTGGAAAAACTGACAACCGAGGCGAGAAACGAGCGAACGATGCGCTTGGATGAAATGGAAGTGACCGAGCTGCTTACGGTGATGAACGAAGAGGATGCGAAAGTAGCCGGAGCGGTTAAAAAGGAAATTCCCAAAATCGCCCAGGCCGTGACTGCCATTACGGAGTCGCTCAAAAAAGGGGGCCGGCTGATTTATATGGGGGCTGGCACAAGCGGACGGATCGGTTTGCTGGATGCGGTGGAGTGTCCGCCGACATTTGGTACTTCCCCGGACCAGGTGGTTGGGCTGATCGCAGGCGGCAGCAACGCTTTTATCAAGGCCGTTGAGGGAGCGGAGGATCGGGCCGAGCTCGGTCGGACGGATCTGCAAAACCTCGGGCTTACCGCCAAGGATGCGGTCGTCGGAATCGCCGCGAGCGGTCGTACGCCTTATGTCATCGGCGGATTGGAATACGCCAAGCAAGTTGGTGCAAAGACGATTAGTATCAGCTGCAACAAGAATGCGGTGATCAGCACCATTTCTGACATCGCGATCGAGATCGAGAACGGTCCCGAGGTGCTGACTGGGTCGACGCGGCTTAAAGCGGGAACCTCGCAAAAGCTGGTCTGCAATATGCTGTCTACCGCGTCGATGATTGGCTTAGGTAAGGTTTACGGCAATTTGATGGTTGATGTTCAGCCCACCAATGAGAAGCTGGCCGATCGGGCGAAGCGGATTGTGATGGAGGCAACTGGCTGCGATGCATCAACCGCTGAGAACACCTTGCGCCTTGCCGAAGGGAAACCGAAACCAGCGATCCTGATGATTTTGACAGGA
- the recG gene encoding ATP-dependent DNA helicase RecG, translated as MKLDLHHIPVKQVSGVSALKQEELHAFGIFTVNDLIEYYPFRYEDYRLRSLTEVKDGDKVTVQAQIMGLPVLQRYGRKSRLTCKMIADDWMFTATWFNRHFLKDQLTTGREIILTGKWDMRRSQLTVSESEFPDRGTLRSGSLQPVYSVGGKITQQWMRKTIGQALQQYGEMIPEILPPELLRKYGLMPRKTAILRLHQPQDSEEGQQARRRMVYEELFLFQLKLQAYRAMNHERMDGVAHVVDNATIREFVRSLPFELTDAQKKVELEILKDMRSPYCMNRLLQGDVGSGKTVIAAIALYAAVKSGHQGAFMVPTEILAEQHMRSLSRLFEPFGITVGLLTGSVTGRKRKDLLGSLQMGLTDIVVGTHALIQEDVFFRSLSLVITDEQHRFGVNQRSILRRKGFNPDVLTMTATPIPRTLAITAFGDMDVSTLSERPKGRKPITTYWVKHSMMDRVLGFIEREVSQGRQAYVICPLIEESDKLDVQNAIDLYVSMQQAFPNMKVGLLHGRMTAAEKDEVMRAFYENEVQLLVSTTVVEVGVDVPNATLMIVMDADRFGLSQLHQLRGRVGRGEHASYCVLIADPKSEVGQERMKVMTDTDDGFEVARRDLELRGPGDFFGTKQSGVPDFRVADMVSDYAVLEAARDDAARLVAGEAFWTSPEYGPLREYLRREQVFQGELID; from the coding sequence ATGAAGTTGGATTTACATCACATCCCCGTAAAGCAAGTCAGCGGCGTGAGCGCTCTTAAACAAGAAGAGCTTCACGCCTTTGGCATCTTTACGGTGAATGATTTGATTGAATATTATCCGTTCCGGTACGAGGATTACCGGCTGCGCTCCTTGACGGAAGTGAAGGATGGGGATAAGGTGACGGTGCAGGCCCAAATCATGGGTCTTCCGGTACTGCAACGGTACGGGCGGAAATCCCGCCTGACCTGCAAAATGATCGCCGATGACTGGATGTTTACGGCGACATGGTTCAACCGTCATTTCCTCAAGGATCAGCTGACGACGGGACGGGAGATTATCCTGACCGGCAAATGGGACATGCGCCGCAGCCAGCTGACGGTGTCGGAGTCGGAGTTCCCCGACCGCGGGACGCTCCGCAGCGGCAGTTTGCAGCCGGTCTATTCCGTAGGCGGCAAAATTACGCAGCAATGGATGCGTAAGACGATTGGACAAGCGTTGCAGCAATACGGGGAGATGATCCCGGAGATCCTGCCGCCCGAACTGCTTCGCAAATATGGGCTGATGCCCCGCAAGACGGCGATTTTGCGGCTGCACCAGCCGCAGGACAGCGAGGAGGGACAGCAGGCGCGGCGCCGCATGGTGTACGAGGAGCTGTTCTTGTTCCAACTCAAGCTGCAGGCGTATCGAGCGATGAACCACGAGCGGATGGACGGGGTAGCGCATGTGGTTGATAACGCCACGATTCGGGAATTTGTGCGTAGCCTGCCGTTTGAGCTGACCGATGCCCAGAAGAAGGTGGAGCTGGAAATTCTAAAGGATATGCGCTCACCCTATTGCATGAACCGGCTGCTGCAAGGCGACGTCGGTTCCGGCAAGACGGTAATCGCCGCCATCGCCTTGTACGCGGCGGTGAAGTCCGGGCACCAGGGCGCCTTTATGGTGCCGACGGAAATTTTGGCCGAGCAGCATATGCGCTCACTGTCCCGGCTGTTTGAGCCGTTTGGCATCACGGTCGGTCTGTTGACCGGCAGTGTGACGGGGCGCAAACGCAAGGATTTGCTTGGCTCGCTGCAAATGGGGCTCACCGACATCGTGGTTGGTACGCATGCGTTGATCCAGGAGGACGTGTTTTTTCGGTCGCTGAGCCTGGTGATTACCGATGAGCAGCACCGGTTTGGCGTGAATCAGCGCAGCATTTTGCGGCGCAAAGGCTTTAACCCGGATGTGCTGACGATGACGGCGACGCCGATTCCGCGCACGCTGGCGATTACCGCCTTTGGCGATATGGACGTATCCACCTTGTCGGAGCGTCCGAAGGGGCGCAAGCCGATCACGACCTATTGGGTGAAGCACAGCATGATGGACCGCGTGCTTGGCTTTATTGAGCGGGAGGTGTCGCAAGGCCGGCAAGCCTACGTCATCTGCCCGCTGATCGAGGAGTCGGACAAGCTGGACGTGCAGAACGCGATCGACTTGTACGTGTCGATGCAGCAGGCGTTCCCGAACATGAAGGTCGGGCTGCTGCACGGGCGGATGACGGCGGCGGAGAAGGACGAAGTGATGCGCGCGTTCTACGAGAACGAGGTGCAGCTGCTCGTCTCGACGACCGTCGTTGAGGTCGGCGTCGACGTGCCCAACGCCACGCTGATGATCGTAATGGACGCCGACCGGTTCGGCTTGTCCCAGCTCCACCAGCTGCGCGGGCGTGTAGGCCGGGGGGAGCACGCGTCGTATTGCGTGCTCATCGCCGATCCGAAGTCGGAGGTAGGTCAGGAGCGGATGAAGGTCATGACCGATACGGACGACGGCTTCGAGGTGGCCCGGCGGGACCTGGAGCTTAGGGGTCCCGGGGATTTCTTCGGCACGAAGCAAAGCGGCGTGCCGGATTTTCGCGTCGCGGACATGGTCAGCGACTACGCGGTGCTGGAGGCGGCGCGGGACGATGCCGCCCGGCTGGTTGCGGGCGAAGCGTTCTGGACTTCGCCCGAGTACGGACCGCTGCGGGAATATCTGCGGCGGGAGCAGGTTTTTCAAGGTGAGCTGATCGATTAA
- a CDS encoding DegV family protein — protein sequence MNQAIIIADSTADIPQATVSEYGIHIVPMRLAFGDQSYLEGIDITAEEFYDKLSKSKELPTTSQTSPSQYVEVYRNLLAAYPGSPIISIHISSGMSGTYQSAVLAKEMLEEELGHSVDVTVIDSLCASYGFGLLVVHAARLAKQGASVEEIRAEVERLGKARRLYFLVDTLEYLQKGGRIGKAAAILGNLLNIKPILSVDQEGIIYAVEKVRGRKKAISRVIELFVNDFGGTKDINVAVCDCVNPEVSEEILDLLRQHFTLHEVVRNSIGAVVGTHVGPGTVATFIWPAK from the coding sequence ATGAATCAGGCTATCATTATTGCCGACAGTACGGCGGATATCCCGCAGGCGACCGTTTCGGAATACGGCATTCATATCGTACCGATGCGGCTGGCCTTCGGGGACCAATCTTATCTCGAAGGCATCGACATCACCGCGGAAGAGTTCTACGATAAATTGAGCAAATCGAAGGAACTGCCTACCACTTCGCAGACCTCGCCGTCTCAGTATGTGGAGGTTTACCGCAACTTGCTTGCTGCCTATCCCGGATCACCGATCATTTCGATCCATATCTCCTCAGGGATGAGCGGAACCTATCAATCCGCGGTGCTGGCGAAGGAGATGCTGGAAGAAGAGCTGGGTCATTCGGTAGATGTCACGGTCATTGACTCGCTGTGCGCGTCCTATGGCTTCGGCCTGCTGGTTGTACATGCCGCACGGCTGGCGAAGCAAGGGGCTTCGGTCGAGGAAATTCGAGCTGAGGTTGAGCGGCTCGGGAAGGCGCGTCGGTTGTATTTTCTCGTTGATACGCTGGAATACTTGCAAAAAGGCGGACGGATCGGTAAAGCCGCGGCAATCCTGGGCAACCTGCTGAACATTAAGCCGATTCTGTCAGTAGACCAGGAAGGCATCATTTACGCCGTGGAGAAGGTTCGCGGCCGCAAGAAGGCGATCTCCCGCGTTATCGAATTGTTCGTGAACGATTTCGGTGGGACGAAGGATATCAACGTGGCCGTTTGCGATTGCGTGAATCCGGAAGTCTCCGAGGAAATCCTGGATCTGCTGCGGCAGCACTTTACGCTGCATGAGGTTGTCCGCAACAGCATCGGTGCGGTTGTTGGCACGCACGTAGGTCCGGGGACTGTGGCGACGTTTATTTGGCCGGCGAAGTGA
- a CDS encoding DAK2 domain-containing protein: MSKRSLTGTDFTAMVLAGAKRLTEHAEHVNSLNVFPVPDGDTGTNMNLTMTAGVTELKDHGTGGLGSRAATLSKGLLMGARGNSGVILSQLFRGFSRYAASLEEMNAAQFAAALQSGVDTAYKAVVKPVEGTILTVAKEAAKHAVYYSRRTTDITELMSEVLAKAKEALANTPELLPVLKQVGVVDSGGQGLVYIYEGFLQWLQGGASSEAAATLGQAPAPVAKPEQRAQTAVPVHAPASAQAKLETEDIEYLYDMEFFINRKIGEIKDAVFDEDQFRKALSVNGDSIIVIADDEIIKVHVHSKTPGDVLNLALRYGEITQIHILNMREQHRDLLIAGMDAAPPMPELFAEIPAEPAQPVDPAGIPADELAPYGFIAVASGQGISEIFKSLGVDVVLSGGQTMNPSTEDFVKAIQSISAQHVFVLPNNSNIILAAQQARDLLEGERSVTVIPSKSIPQGIAAAFAFQEEESVEANADNMQNAVQHVKTGQVTYAVRDTMFDDLEITAGHYIGIADSKIVATEEGLLETSQGLLAKMLTGGDEIVTVLAGEEADEEMTNALVAWIHEEYPDVEVEVHNGGQPIYYYLFSVES; encoded by the coding sequence TTGAGTAAGCGTTCTTTAACTGGAACAGATTTCACCGCTATGGTATTGGCAGGCGCAAAGCGGCTGACAGAGCATGCTGAGCACGTCAATTCCCTGAACGTATTCCCGGTACCCGATGGGGACACCGGAACGAATATGAATTTGACGATGACCGCCGGCGTAACGGAATTGAAAGATCACGGAACCGGGGGTTTGGGCAGCAGAGCAGCCACTTTATCCAAAGGCCTGTTGATGGGCGCACGCGGGAATTCCGGCGTGATCTTGTCCCAGCTGTTCCGCGGCTTTAGCCGTTATGCTGCATCATTGGAAGAGATGAATGCAGCTCAATTTGCCGCCGCTCTACAAAGCGGGGTAGATACCGCTTATAAAGCGGTCGTCAAACCGGTGGAAGGCACGATCCTGACGGTGGCGAAGGAAGCCGCCAAGCATGCCGTCTATTATTCGCGCAGAACAACGGATATCACGGAATTGATGAGCGAGGTGCTGGCCAAAGCGAAGGAAGCGCTCGCGAATACGCCGGAGCTGTTGCCGGTGTTGAAACAGGTTGGCGTCGTGGATTCGGGCGGTCAAGGACTTGTTTATATTTATGAAGGATTTTTACAATGGCTGCAAGGCGGCGCCAGCAGTGAAGCCGCAGCGACATTGGGACAAGCCCCCGCACCAGTTGCCAAACCAGAGCAGCGTGCTCAAACGGCCGTACCGGTGCATGCTCCAGCTTCGGCACAGGCCAAGCTCGAAACAGAGGATATCGAATACCTCTATGACATGGAATTTTTCATTAATCGAAAAATCGGTGAAATCAAGGATGCTGTTTTTGACGAGGATCAGTTCCGGAAAGCGCTTTCGGTCAATGGGGATTCGATTATCGTGATCGCGGACGACGAGATCATCAAAGTCCATGTCCATTCCAAAACGCCGGGCGACGTGCTGAATCTGGCGCTGCGTTACGGTGAAATTACACAAATTCATATCTTGAACATGCGTGAGCAGCACCGGGATCTGTTGATTGCAGGGATGGATGCCGCGCCGCCGATGCCGGAGCTGTTCGCCGAAATTCCGGCAGAACCGGCCCAACCGGTGGATCCGGCAGGGATTCCTGCGGATGAGCTGGCGCCTTATGGCTTTATCGCCGTTGCTTCCGGTCAGGGAATTTCGGAAATTTTCAAGAGCTTAGGTGTGGATGTCGTCCTGTCCGGCGGGCAGACGATGAACCCAAGCACTGAAGATTTCGTGAAGGCGATCCAATCGATTTCGGCTCAGCACGTGTTTGTCCTGCCGAATAACTCGAATATTATTCTGGCTGCGCAGCAGGCACGTGATTTGCTTGAAGGGGAGCGCAGCGTGACGGTTATCCCAAGCAAGAGCATTCCTCAGGGGATTGCCGCAGCGTTTGCTTTCCAAGAAGAAGAAAGCGTGGAAGCCAACGCGGATAATATGCAGAACGCGGTGCAACACGTGAAGACGGGCCAAGTGACGTATGCGGTCCGCGACACGATGTTTGATGATTTGGAGATTACGGCAGGTCATTATATCGGTATTGCAGATTCTAAAATCGTGGCCACCGAAGAGGGCTTGCTGGAAACGAGTCAGGGCTTATTAGCCAAGATGCTCACTGGCGGCGATGAAATCGTGACGGTGCTGGCCGGTGAAGAAGCTGACGAAGAGATGACGAATGCGCTGGTGGCCTGGATTCATGAGGAGTATCCCGACGTCGAGGTAGAGGTCCATAACGGCGGGCAACCGATTTATTATTATCTGTTTTCGGTAGAATCCTAA
- a CDS encoding Asp23/Gls24 family envelope stress response protein produces MAVNLTTKYGRIDISEEAIKVIAGSAAMECYGLVGMASRKQLKDGIAELLGRENLARGVEVNLDNHRLAIYLYIIVSYGTKISEVAHNIQLKVKYVLSEIVGLEVDQVNIVVQGVRVSS; encoded by the coding sequence GTGGCTGTAAATCTTACGACCAAATATGGACGAATCGATATTTCGGAGGAAGCCATTAAGGTGATCGCCGGATCGGCCGCCATGGAGTGTTATGGACTGGTTGGAATGGCAAGCCGAAAGCAGTTGAAGGACGGCATTGCCGAATTGCTGGGGCGCGAGAATTTGGCCCGGGGTGTGGAAGTGAACCTGGATAATCATCGATTAGCTATTTATCTTTATATTATAGTCAGTTATGGCACGAAAATTTCCGAGGTCGCACACAACATACAGCTCAAAGTGAAATACGTACTAAGTGAAATCGTTGGACTCGAAGTGGATCAGGTGAATATCGTAGTCCAAGGTGTACGCGTATCAAGCTAG
- the rpmB gene encoding 50S ribosomal protein L28, giving the protein MARKCYVTGKKPGSGNHVSHANNRNRRSWGVNVQKVRILVDGKPKRVYVSTRALKSGKVTRV; this is encoded by the coding sequence ATGGCTCGCAAATGTTATGTGACTGGCAAGAAGCCAGGCAGCGGTAACCATGTATCTCACGCAAACAATCGCAATCGGCGCTCTTGGGGCGTAAACGTGCAGAAGGTCCGGATCTTGGTAGACGGCAAACCGAAACGCGTATACGTTAGCACTCGGGCTTTGAAATCCGGTAAAGTGACCCGCGTGTAA
- the spoVM gene encoding stage V sporulation protein SpoVM: MKFYTFKLPKFLGGFVKAVLNTFHKN; this comes from the coding sequence ATGAAATTTTACACATTCAAGCTGCCTAAGTTTTTGGGAGGATTCGTTAAGGCGGTACTGAACACGTTTCACAAGAACTAG
- the rpe gene encoding ribulose-phosphate 3-epimerase, with amino-acid sequence MSNNIYIAPSILSANFAKLGEEVADVERGGADWLHVDVMDGHFVPNLTFGPLVLQAIAPQTKLPLDVHLMIEKPEEYIPAFAKAGAHLITVHAEACVHLHRVLHLIKEQGVKAGVAINPATPASAVREVLEDVDLVLVMTVNPGFGGQAFIPGTLRKIRQLKAWKDELGLNDLRIEVDGGIAAATAPLVVEAGADVLVAGNAVFGQVNRRAAMAEIRESLAGLA; translated from the coding sequence ATGAGCAACAACATCTATATCGCGCCGTCGATTTTGTCGGCGAATTTCGCCAAGCTGGGCGAGGAGGTCGCTGACGTAGAGCGGGGAGGCGCTGACTGGCTGCATGTGGACGTGATGGACGGCCATTTCGTCCCGAACCTGACGTTTGGTCCGCTGGTGCTGCAAGCGATTGCTCCGCAGACCAAGCTGCCGCTGGACGTCCATCTGATGATCGAGAAGCCCGAGGAATATATCCCGGCCTTTGCCAAAGCGGGCGCGCATCTTATCACCGTACATGCGGAAGCTTGCGTGCATCTGCACCGGGTGCTGCACCTGATTAAGGAGCAAGGGGTTAAGGCGGGCGTGGCGATTAATCCAGCCACACCGGCTTCGGCCGTTCGCGAGGTGCTGGAGGACGTCGATCTCGTACTTGTGATGACGGTAAATCCCGGCTTTGGCGGACAGGCGTTTATTCCGGGAACGCTGCGCAAAATTCGGCAGCTGAAGGCCTGGAAGGATGAGCTGGGCTTAAACGATTTGCGGATTGAAGTGGACGGCGGGATCGCCGCTGCGACGGCGCCGCTGGTTGTAGAAGCGGGAGCGGATGTGCTGGTTGCCGGCAATGCGGTGTTTGGCCAAGTGAACCGGCGTGCTGCGATGGCAGAAATCCGCGAGAGCCTGGCCGGATTGGCATAG
- the rsgA gene encoding ribosome small subunit-dependent GTPase A — protein sequence MPEGLIVKALSGYYYVKPATAQDGAADAYIQCRGRGIFKKKGITPLVGDRVVYSPTENGEGTVDEILPRETELIRPPIANAKLAVLLFSLREPDLNLQLLDKFLVHIEHAGLQALICLTKEDLLEEDGAEETPEIIRQVKAMYESIGYEVIVTSSVTGMGTEEVKSRLAGEISVFSGQSGVGKSSLLNAMLGLSLETSEISLKLGRGRHTTRHVELIELENGGYVADTPGFSQLDFLELGIEELSSCFREFADYAEGCKFRGCSHLHEPGCKVREAADNGEIAASRYEHYVQFYEEMKDKKRRY from the coding sequence ATGCCTGAAGGCTTGATTGTGAAGGCATTAAGCGGATATTACTACGTGAAGCCGGCGACGGCACAGGACGGGGCAGCGGATGCTTATATCCAGTGCCGCGGACGAGGGATTTTTAAGAAGAAAGGCATTACTCCCTTGGTAGGCGACAGGGTGGTCTATTCCCCCACCGAAAACGGGGAAGGCACCGTGGACGAAATCCTGCCAAGGGAAACCGAGCTGATCCGTCCGCCGATCGCCAATGCCAAGCTGGCGGTGCTGCTGTTCTCCCTGCGGGAGCCGGATCTCAATTTGCAGCTGCTGGACAAGTTTCTGGTGCATATCGAGCACGCTGGTCTGCAAGCATTGATCTGCCTCACCAAGGAGGATTTGCTGGAGGAGGACGGGGCGGAAGAAACTCCCGAAATCATTCGCCAGGTCAAAGCAATGTATGAATCAATCGGCTATGAGGTCATTGTCACCAGCTCCGTGACCGGGATGGGAACCGAGGAGGTAAAATCCCGTTTGGCTGGGGAGATCAGCGTCTTCTCGGGGCAGTCGGGGGTCGGAAAATCCTCGTTGCTTAACGCGATGCTCGGGTTATCGCTGGAGACAAGTGAAATCAGCCTCAAGCTGGGCCGGGGACGTCATACGACGCGGCATGTCGAGCTGATTGAGCTGGAGAACGGCGGTTACGTGGCTGACACCCCGGGCTTTAGCCAGCTGGATTTTCTCGAGTTAGGGATCGAGGAGTTATCCAGCTGCTTCCGGGAATTTGCCGATTACGCGGAGGGCTGTAAATTCCGCGGCTGCAGCCATTTGCATGAGCCGGGCTGCAAGGTCAGAGAGGCTGCGGACAATGGAGAAATCGCCGCCAGCCGTTATGAGCATTATGTACAGTTCTATGAAGAGATGAAGGACAAGAAGCGGAGGTATTGA
- the pknB gene encoding Stk1 family PASTA domain-containing Ser/Thr kinase, with protein MIGHELGGRYQIIERIGGGGMALVYKAQDLLLNRYVAIKVLRQQFVNDEEFIRRFRREAQSAASLSHPNIVSVYDVGQEDEIHYIVMEYVEGQNLNEIIKERAPLQVEEAVRIASQIADALDHAHHNQIIHRDIKPHNILIGRNGRVKVTDFGIARAVTSATITQTGSVVGSVHYFSPEHAKGVATGEKSDLYSLGIVLYQMLTGRLPFLGESPISVALKHLQEQFDEPRMVNPMIPQSVENIILKSMRKNPNERYQSAKEMLRDLETCLLPERRMESKLAFIDDHDEDSTRIIPAIRPQHQPQGVAAGPSKLSRDSGAAMVEERESAPKKKAWSKPALWVSLTLVVLLALAGVAWYVTKLVTVPEVAVPNVLNLHEEQAIQTLTDKGIAVGEITREYKEGVDEGIVYEQSKPEGTMVKEGSVIDLKVSTEKPLAKMPALTGNYDDALQQLKELGVDEARVRKVEENNSEIEPGMIISQSPEAGEEFDPETDTIVLKVSKGPSEVKMPDLVNKTQAEAEKLIRDAGLVLAEDGIKEESSFEVEAGRVTKQWPYAPDDLVVPGSKVTLFISTGYPQEAINYTFQVPAAPAQEGQISKYTIVYGDARGEGREWGTQKVGKPQYLSVDLVLAPNKNGYVTVTRDGVLLDTYPISYIDAKQGTVPVPQFPDQGGTEDEDTMDMNSGDNPPDTGMILSGKLASLQNEQGAAQGKGKAGKRNKHGNGN; from the coding sequence ATGATCGGACACGAATTGGGCGGTCGTTATCAAATTATCGAGAGGATCGGCGGAGGGGGCATGGCGCTTGTCTACAAAGCGCAGGACCTGCTGCTGAACCGCTACGTGGCCATCAAAGTGCTGCGTCAACAATTTGTGAACGACGAGGAATTTATCCGGCGTTTCCGCCGGGAGGCGCAGTCTGCTGCATCCTTGTCGCACCCGAATATCGTCAGCGTGTATGACGTTGGACAAGAAGATGAGATCCATTACATCGTGATGGAATACGTTGAAGGGCAGAATCTCAACGAAATTATTAAGGAGCGGGCCCCGCTGCAGGTTGAAGAAGCCGTTCGCATTGCGTCGCAAATCGCCGATGCGCTGGACCACGCCCATCATAACCAAATTATTCACCGGGATATCAAACCTCATAACATATTGATTGGACGAAACGGACGCGTCAAAGTGACCGATTTCGGGATTGCCCGTGCCGTCACGTCGGCGACCATTACGCAAACCGGCTCAGTGGTGGGCTCGGTGCATTATTTCTCGCCGGAGCATGCGAAAGGCGTAGCCACTGGGGAGAAATCCGACCTGTACTCGCTGGGGATCGTGTTGTACCAGATGCTGACCGGTCGGTTGCCGTTCCTTGGTGAAAGCCCAATCAGCGTAGCATTAAAGCATTTGCAGGAGCAATTCGATGAGCCGCGTATGGTGAATCCGATGATTCCGCAAAGCGTGGAGAACATCATCTTGAAATCGATGCGGAAAAATCCGAACGAACGCTACCAGTCTGCCAAAGAGATGCTGCGCGACCTGGAAACCTGCTTGTTGCCGGAACGAAGAATGGAATCGAAATTGGCCTTTATAGATGATCATGACGAAGACAGCACGCGAATCATTCCGGCGATCCGTCCGCAGCATCAACCTCAAGGTGTGGCGGCAGGGCCGTCCAAACTGTCCCGCGACAGCGGAGCGGCGATGGTGGAGGAACGGGAGAGCGCTCCTAAGAAAAAGGCTTGGAGCAAGCCGGCGCTTTGGGTCAGCCTGACGCTGGTCGTCCTGCTTGCCTTGGCCGGCGTTGCCTGGTACGTGACGAAATTGGTGACCGTCCCAGAAGTCGCGGTGCCAAACGTGCTTAATCTGCACGAGGAACAGGCGATTCAGACCCTGACCGATAAAGGGATTGCCGTTGGGGAGATCACCCGGGAATACAAAGAAGGCGTGGACGAGGGGATCGTCTATGAGCAGAGCAAGCCGGAGGGGACGATGGTCAAGGAAGGCTCAGTCATCGACTTGAAGGTGAGCACGGAGAAGCCGCTGGCAAAAATGCCGGCATTAACGGGAAACTATGATGATGCGCTGCAGCAGCTGAAAGAGCTTGGCGTAGACGAGGCCCGCGTGCGGAAAGTGGAGGAAAACAACAGCGAGATTGAGCCAGGCATGATCATCAGCCAATCGCCGGAAGCCGGAGAGGAATTTGATCCCGAGACGGATACGATCGTGCTGAAGGTCAGCAAGGGACCGTCTGAGGTGAAAATGCCGGACCTCGTGAACAAGACGCAAGCGGAAGCGGAAAAATTGATCCGAGACGCAGGGCTGGTGCTGGCTGAAGACGGAATCAAAGAGGAATCGAGCTTTGAGGTCGAGGCGGGCAGAGTAACGAAACAGTGGCCTTATGCCCCGGACGACCTGGTGGTGCCAGGCTCGAAAGTGACGTTGTTTATCAGCACCGGTTATCCGCAGGAAGCGATCAACTATACGTTCCAAGTACCGGCTGCACCTGCACAGGAAGGCCAAATCAGCAAATATACGATCGTGTATGGGGATGCTCGTGGAGAAGGGCGCGAATGGGGCACGCAAAAGGTAGGCAAACCGCAATACCTGTCGGTTGACCTGGTTCTGGCGCCGAACAAGAACGGTTACGTGACAGTAACGCGCGACGGCGTCTTGCTGGATACTTACCCGATCTCGTACATCGATGCGAAGCAAGGAACTGTACCTGTGCCGCAATTCCCGGATCAAGGCGGTACGGAAGATGAGGACACAATGGACATGAACTCGGGTGATAATCCACCCGATACCGGCATGATCTTATCCGGTAAGCTGGCTTCGCTCCAGAATGAGCAAGGCGCAGCCCAAGGTAAAGGAAAGGCGGGTAAACGAAACAAACATGGCAATGGCAATTAA